A part of Myxococcus landrumus genomic DNA contains:
- a CDS encoding DUF4388 domain-containing protein yields the protein MAQVRKILIADPDLESVRALSRALRTKGYQVHYAPDGSRALEVAVLRHPDLTLFDEGCRLLEARTFIQILRTNPRTEDIPVVLTTSSFDGDRYRGLRDGYLRKPFNLDEVLSRIEHIFRRNEAAKDLKVEQQEIEGSLSQLSIPDLMQLLGMNRRSGKLSLERGNERGEIHVAEGRPVNAKLGRVEGEKALFRLLAWADGTFTFSPGGSPARPRINRAMDDALLEGMRQSDEVNRLMPGLPPRHTRLMLAPDLDLQQDQHPVTAQVVGLLRQPRALGEVLDLAPATDLEVLSVLSTLIQRGVAKPADADGSDANASELLGAAEVHALRGRILRTKAPAKVATAKIFVCGSGSSAARRVMARVPGLEALSAEPTAVKSGFGTLGRLVLSEVLRLDFCTLPPAEAARPLWRPFSAGAVGALLMDVSEPAVGLAHYLAWEARMPIVVVGADVPAALQGAPAGALGVVDDLGEALRALLVQALNPAPMLPGVPQVQRAIASGA from the coding sequence GTGGCCCAGGTCCGCAAGATTCTCATCGCCGACCCCGACCTCGAGTCGGTCCGTGCGTTGTCCCGCGCGCTGCGCACCAAGGGGTATCAGGTGCACTACGCGCCGGACGGCTCGCGCGCGCTCGAAGTGGCGGTGCTGCGCCACCCGGACCTCACGCTGTTCGACGAAGGCTGTCGTCTCCTGGAGGCGCGCACCTTCATCCAGATTCTGCGCACCAATCCTCGCACCGAGGACATCCCGGTGGTGCTCACCACGTCGAGCTTCGACGGGGACCGCTACCGGGGACTGCGCGACGGCTACCTCCGCAAGCCCTTCAACCTGGACGAGGTGCTCAGCCGCATCGAGCACATCTTCCGGCGCAACGAAGCAGCGAAGGACCTCAAGGTCGAGCAGCAGGAAATCGAAGGCTCGCTCAGCCAGCTCAGCATCCCGGACCTGATGCAGTTGCTCGGGATGAACCGGCGCAGCGGGAAGCTGTCGCTGGAGCGGGGCAACGAGCGCGGTGAAATCCACGTGGCGGAAGGCCGCCCGGTGAACGCGAAGCTGGGCCGCGTGGAAGGAGAGAAGGCGCTGTTCCGCCTGCTCGCGTGGGCCGATGGCACCTTCACCTTCTCTCCCGGCGGAAGCCCGGCGCGACCGCGCATCAACCGCGCCATGGACGACGCGCTGCTGGAGGGCATGCGCCAGTCGGACGAGGTGAACCGGCTGATGCCGGGCCTGCCTCCGCGCCACACGCGCCTGATGTTGGCGCCGGACCTGGACCTCCAGCAGGACCAGCACCCGGTGACGGCGCAGGTGGTGGGGCTGCTGCGTCAGCCGCGCGCGCTGGGCGAGGTGCTCGACCTGGCGCCCGCCACGGACCTGGAAGTGCTGAGCGTGCTGTCCACGCTGATTCAGCGTGGGGTGGCGAAGCCCGCGGACGCGGATGGCTCGGACGCGAACGCCAGTGAGCTCCTGGGGGCCGCGGAGGTGCATGCGCTGCGAGGCCGCATCCTGCGCACCAAGGCGCCCGCGAAGGTCGCCACCGCGAAGATTTTCGTGTGCGGCAGCGGCTCCTCCGCGGCGCGCCGGGTGATGGCGCGAGTGCCAGGGCTGGAGGCCCTGTCGGCCGAGCCCACCGCGGTGAAGAGCGGCTTCGGGACGCTGGGGCGGCTGGTGCTGAGCGAGGTGCTGCGCCTGGACTTCTGCACGCTGCCTCCCGCCGAGGCGGCGCGGCCCTTGTGGCGGCCCTTCAGCGCGGGCGCGGTGGGCGCGCTCTTGATGGACGTCTCGGAGCCCGCGGTGGGGCTCGCGCACTACCTGGCGTGGGAGGCGCGGATGCCCATCGTCGTGGTGGGCGCGGACGTCCCAGCGGCGCTCCAGGGCGCACCCGCGGGAGCGCTCGGCGTGGTGGACGACCTGGGCGAGGCGCTGAGGGCCTTGCTGGTGCAGGCGCTCAACCCCGCACCCATGCTCCCCGGCGTGCCCCAGGTCCAGCGGGCCATCGCCTCGGGGGCTTGA
- a CDS encoding FBP domain-containing protein, translating to MFRFESDRDLIQSFRPRDRRVMEMPPGLSFPLFVRDYLAWTETSGARVYLIFSAPGSHKPIGIIFRRDSMGGENVSRMCDWCHHYGSSSEVTMLTTDVTSKRRVGVILCADLRCRERLEDAANRSGRHTLEALEQLRARMFRFAQEALGIEAKPAA from the coding sequence GTGTTCCGATTCGAGTCCGACCGGGACCTCATCCAGTCCTTCCGACCCCGAGACCGCCGCGTCATGGAGATGCCTCCAGGTCTCTCGTTCCCCTTGTTCGTGCGCGACTACCTCGCATGGACGGAGACCTCGGGCGCTCGCGTGTATTTGATCTTCTCCGCGCCCGGCAGCCACAAGCCCATTGGCATCATCTTCCGTCGCGACTCGATGGGCGGGGAGAACGTCTCGCGCATGTGCGACTGGTGCCACCACTACGGCTCGTCGAGCGAGGTGACGATGCTCACCACGGACGTGACCAGCAAACGCCGGGTGGGCGTCATCCTCTGCGCGGACCTGCGTTGCCGGGAGCGGCTGGAGGACGCCGCCAATCGCTCGGGGCGTCACACCCTCGAAGCCCTGGAGCAGCTGCGGGCTCGCATGTTCCGCTTCGCGCAGGAAGCGCTCGGCATCGAAGCCAAGCCCGCCGCCTGA
- a CDS encoding fatty acid desaturase family protein encodes MSQHLAGHIPDRSLPPSDRAPLPSGKELIARTRPFATQDVARSGWNLAATYAALAAAATLAVAAPWWPLRVLGGVLEALVLIRAFILFHDAMHGALLPSSRWAKVLFHVQGILTLTPARIWNDTHNHHHANTARLAADPAGTFVTWTTEQWRQASGWQRLAYRVERHPVTLLFGYVTAFLYSLCLMPFVKNPKRYWTSGLALGVHVALSVVLWVFAGPAVYLFAFVGPLFLAYALGTYLFYAQHNFDDVHILAESHWTHSDAALEASSYLRCGKVMAWFTGNIGYHHVHHLNPRIPFYRLPEAMAAIPELQQPHVTTLSPRDIARCLRLNLWAPELGRMVRYRDAWARG; translated from the coding sequence ATGTCCCAGCACCTCGCCGGCCACATCCCTGACAGGAGCCTCCCTCCCTCGGACCGAGCCCCGCTGCCGTCGGGCAAGGAGCTCATCGCCAGGACCCGCCCCTTCGCCACACAGGACGTGGCGCGCTCGGGCTGGAACCTGGCCGCCACCTATGCCGCGCTGGCGGCGGCCGCGACGCTGGCGGTGGCCGCGCCCTGGTGGCCCCTGCGTGTCCTGGGCGGCGTCCTGGAGGCGCTCGTCCTCATCCGCGCGTTCATCCTCTTCCACGACGCGATGCACGGCGCGCTCCTGCCCTCGTCGCGATGGGCGAAGGTGCTCTTCCATGTGCAGGGCATCCTGACGCTCACGCCCGCGCGCATCTGGAATGACACCCACAACCATCACCACGCGAACACCGCGCGACTCGCGGCGGACCCTGCGGGCACCTTCGTGACGTGGACGACCGAGCAGTGGCGCCAGGCCTCCGGCTGGCAGCGGCTGGCCTACCGCGTGGAGCGCCATCCGGTGACGCTCCTGTTCGGCTACGTCACGGCCTTCCTCTACAGCCTCTGCCTGATGCCCTTCGTGAAGAACCCGAAGCGCTATTGGACGTCGGGCCTCGCGCTGGGTGTGCACGTGGCCCTGTCGGTGGTGCTCTGGGTCTTCGCGGGCCCGGCTGTCTATCTGTTCGCCTTCGTGGGCCCGCTGTTCCTGGCCTACGCGCTGGGCACGTACCTGTTCTACGCGCAGCACAACTTCGACGACGTGCACATCCTGGCGGAGTCTCACTGGACGCACTCGGACGCGGCGCTGGAGGCCTCCAGCTACCTGCGCTGTGGCAAGGTGATGGCGTGGTTCACCGGCAACATCGGCTACCACCACGTGCACCACCTCAATCCGCGCATCCCGTTCTACCGGCTGCCGGAGGCCATGGCCGCCATCCCCGAGCTCCAGCAGCCCCACGTCACCACGTTGAGCCCTCGGGACATCGCGCGCTGCCTGCGGTTGAACCTGTGGGCGCCAGAGCTGGGGCGGATGGTGCGCTACCGCGACGCCTGGGCGCGAGGCTGA
- a CDS encoding ferritin-like domain-containing protein, protein MSETQPFVSNLQEIRRRAREHLEEGAVTENYEGDVATTLKLLNDALATEIVCVLRYTSNSIAAVGIHSEAVKDEFAEHAREEQEHALRLAERINQLGGHANFNPEGLMERSSSQFVEGQTLVDMIRENLVAERIAIETYRDLVRFFAERDPTTRRLLEDILAKEEEHANDMHDLLVAHQGRPMLNN, encoded by the coding sequence ATGTCCGAGACACAGCCCTTCGTCAGCAACCTCCAGGAGATTCGCCGCCGTGCGCGGGAGCACCTGGAGGAAGGCGCCGTCACCGAGAACTACGAAGGCGACGTGGCAACCACCCTCAAGCTGCTGAACGACGCGCTCGCCACGGAGATTGTCTGCGTGCTGCGCTACACGTCGAACTCCATCGCCGCCGTGGGCATCCACAGCGAAGCGGTGAAGGACGAGTTCGCCGAACACGCGCGCGAGGAGCAGGAGCACGCGCTGCGGCTCGCCGAGCGCATCAATCAGTTGGGGGGACACGCGAACTTCAACCCCGAAGGGCTGATGGAGCGCAGCTCCAGCCAGTTCGTCGAAGGGCAGACACTGGTGGACATGATTCGCGAGAACCTGGTGGCCGAGCGCATCGCCATCGAGACGTATCGCGACCTGGTCCGATTCTTCGCGGAGCGGGACCCCACCACGCGGCGGCTCCTCGAGGACATCCTCGCCAAGGAAGAGGAGCACGCCAACGACATGCATGACCTGCTGGTGGCCCACCAGGGCCGCCCCATGCTCAACAACTGA
- a CDS encoding DUF6600 domain-containing protein has product MAPWTTKPSHWLRNRGLCASAMLLVMGCASAQEEYGPQVTATSPTLGSPVSTFRDVLSPYGTWTQLPEVGWVWQPSASVVGDDFVPYSTGGQWAMSDWGWTFQTDWAWGWAPFHYGRWFLQPSVGWVWWPDDEWAPSWVDWRWGDGFVGWVPFAPPGLDVGLSWNFVNVHDFSRPDVGRYVVAPERVPAILQQTELAGERVKGRTGEWNRGPSAAAFTQVTGQPVRRAHLNAPPTGQPPAAQTESHPAKPPPPPPPPEHPAPSAPPEHHTSPPTEEHPEPRPPPPPTERPTEPPAEPHVTPHAEPHEAPHHGH; this is encoded by the coding sequence ATGGCCCCCTGGACGACCAAACCCTCTCACTGGCTCCGGAATCGAGGCCTGTGCGCGAGCGCCATGCTGCTCGTCATGGGCTGCGCGAGCGCACAAGAGGAGTACGGCCCCCAGGTGACAGCGACCTCGCCCACCCTGGGCAGTCCCGTCTCCACGTTCCGCGACGTGCTGTCACCCTATGGCACCTGGACCCAGCTCCCCGAGGTGGGGTGGGTGTGGCAGCCCTCGGCCTCCGTGGTGGGCGACGACTTCGTTCCCTACTCCACGGGTGGGCAATGGGCGATGAGCGACTGGGGTTGGACGTTCCAGACGGACTGGGCCTGGGGTTGGGCGCCCTTCCACTACGGCCGCTGGTTCCTCCAGCCGTCCGTGGGCTGGGTGTGGTGGCCCGATGACGAGTGGGCGCCGTCCTGGGTCGACTGGCGCTGGGGAGATGGCTTCGTGGGTTGGGTGCCGTTCGCGCCTCCCGGGTTGGATGTGGGCCTCTCGTGGAACTTCGTGAACGTCCACGACTTCTCGCGACCCGACGTGGGCCGCTACGTGGTGGCGCCTGAGCGGGTCCCCGCCATCCTCCAGCAGACCGAGCTCGCGGGTGAGCGGGTGAAGGGACGCACCGGAGAGTGGAACCGGGGCCCTTCTGCCGCCGCCTTCACGCAGGTCACCGGCCAGCCCGTGCGACGCGCGCACCTGAACGCGCCGCCCACCGGTCAGCCTCCCGCGGCACAGACGGAGTCCCACCCCGCGAAGCCTCCACCTCCACCGCCTCCGCCCGAGCACCCCGCTCCATCCGCGCCCCCCGAACACCACACGTCACCGCCGACCGAGGAGCACCCCGAGCCCAGGCCCCCACCTCCGCCAACCGAGCGCCCCACCGAGCCCCCCGCCGAGCCTCACGTCACGCCGCACGCCGAGCCCCACGAGGCGCCGCACCACGGCCACTGA
- a CDS encoding sigma-54-dependent Fis family transcriptional regulator has protein sequence MGTLTLSASAHLWEQFLVGALDGEQTAVPEVPPILSRWQRSRALGAPCTGLPHEGPSVGGAALVERRARLEPVWHEVRDILDVLAAAPLPSGRVALLADREGVILATRSSGGSFGGHADDVRLVAGACWDEGSRGTNAIGTALAESSSVAVVGPAHYAQRHHGLVCYAAPVRDAFGELVGVLDVTGPASGADPLVLVAVASIAHSAEARLREVAWARVASAVRGGLEARLSREDGPVLLIEAPGRVRRLNGAARTVMRLSPGSHGELSSGRVLGLSWAALKDAALRGHSLEARQPSTGARWRVQVEAVGEGDVALAVLVRLEPWLTRAVAKRLPVAEEVGPEGGAWEVLKGSDAQHRAMLKEAARFAPTMLPVLLLSETGTGKELLARAVHAASSVASGPFVAVNCGALSPTLLESELFGHSAGAFTGARAGGAEGKLAAADGGTLFLDELAEMPAALQVLLLRVLEDGGYSRVGESHVRHSRFRLIGATCRDLDAAVRAGTFRSDLYYRLQGVMLRLPPLRERDDLAMLAQDLLGQLALDGGHPASTLSPAALARLKSHGWPGNVRELKTVLRLALVRAGGARVVDVAALPPELGLGPVSLAREPVMARGETASPKGLRELEAQAVREALERSGGNMARAARRLGVARSTLYRMVERLGLVLPPRA, from the coding sequence ATGGGAACGCTCACGCTCAGCGCCTCCGCGCACCTGTGGGAGCAGTTTCTCGTCGGCGCGCTCGACGGGGAGCAGACGGCGGTTCCGGAGGTGCCTCCCATCCTCTCACGGTGGCAGCGCTCGAGAGCGCTGGGGGCTCCCTGCACGGGGCTCCCGCACGAAGGCCCCAGCGTTGGCGGTGCCGCGCTCGTCGAGCGCCGCGCCCGGTTGGAGCCCGTCTGGCACGAGGTGCGAGACATCCTGGACGTCCTCGCCGCGGCGCCTCTTCCCTCCGGGCGGGTCGCGCTGCTGGCGGACCGGGAGGGCGTCATCCTCGCCACGCGCAGCTCGGGAGGCTCCTTCGGGGGACACGCCGATGACGTGCGTCTGGTGGCCGGGGCCTGTTGGGATGAAGGGTCGCGTGGAACGAATGCCATCGGCACCGCGCTGGCGGAGTCCTCCTCGGTCGCGGTGGTGGGCCCCGCGCACTATGCGCAGCGGCACCATGGCCTGGTCTGTTACGCCGCGCCGGTGAGGGACGCGTTCGGGGAGCTGGTCGGCGTGCTGGACGTCACCGGGCCCGCGAGCGGCGCGGACCCGTTGGTGCTGGTGGCGGTGGCGAGCATCGCCCACTCCGCGGAGGCCCGGCTGCGCGAGGTGGCCTGGGCACGGGTCGCGTCCGCGGTGCGAGGAGGACTGGAGGCTCGGCTGTCCCGGGAGGATGGCCCCGTGCTGCTCATCGAAGCCCCTGGCCGCGTGCGGCGATTGAACGGGGCCGCGCGGACGGTGATGCGCCTGTCGCCGGGCTCGCATGGAGAGCTGTCCTCGGGGCGGGTGCTCGGCTTGTCCTGGGCGGCCTTGAAGGACGCGGCGCTGCGGGGACACTCGCTGGAGGCCCGTCAGCCGTCGACGGGGGCGCGGTGGCGTGTCCAGGTGGAGGCGGTGGGGGAGGGCGACGTGGCGCTCGCGGTGCTGGTACGGCTGGAGCCGTGGCTCACGCGTGCGGTGGCGAAGCGGCTTCCCGTGGCGGAGGAGGTGGGGCCCGAGGGTGGGGCGTGGGAGGTGTTGAAGGGAAGTGATGCTCAGCACCGGGCCATGCTGAAGGAGGCCGCGCGCTTCGCGCCGACGATGCTGCCCGTGCTGCTGCTTTCGGAGACGGGCACCGGCAAGGAGCTGCTCGCGCGAGCGGTGCATGCGGCGAGCTCGGTGGCCTCGGGGCCGTTCGTGGCGGTCAACTGCGGGGCGCTCTCTCCGACGTTGCTGGAGAGCGAGTTGTTCGGTCATTCGGCCGGAGCCTTCACGGGGGCGCGAGCGGGTGGGGCGGAGGGGAAGCTGGCCGCCGCGGACGGGGGCACCTTGTTCCTGGACGAACTGGCGGAGATGCCCGCGGCATTGCAGGTGTTGCTGCTGCGGGTGTTGGAGGACGGTGGGTACTCGCGCGTGGGCGAGTCGCACGTGCGGCATTCACGCTTCCGCCTCATCGGCGCGACGTGCCGGGACTTGGACGCGGCCGTCCGGGCGGGCACGTTCCGCAGCGACCTCTACTATCGCCTCCAGGGAGTGATGCTGCGCCTTCCCCCGCTGCGTGAGCGCGACGACCTGGCCATGCTGGCTCAAGACCTGTTGGGCCAGCTCGCACTCGACGGAGGGCATCCCGCGAGCACGCTGTCGCCGGCGGCGTTGGCCCGATTGAAGAGCCACGGCTGGCCGGGCAACGTGCGTGAGCTGAAGACGGTGCTCCGGCTGGCGCTGGTCCGCGCGGGAGGCGCGCGGGTGGTGGACGTGGCCGCGCTTCCTCCCGAGCTGGGGCTCGGCCCCGTGTCTCTCGCGCGTGAGCCTGTGATGGCTCGCGGGGAGACGGCGAGTCCGAAGGGCCTGCGAGAGCTCGAAGCCCAGGCGGTTCGCGAGGCCCTGGAGCGCAGCGGAGGCAACATGGCTCGCGCCGCGCGGCGGCTGGGCGTGGCCCGCAGCACGCTCTACCGGATGGTGGAGCGCTTGGGGCTGGTGCTCCCTCCCCGCGCCTGA
- the adh gene encoding aldehyde dehydrogenase, producing MIYAAPNQPGSKVKFKSRYQNFIGGRWVEPKRGQYFENITPVTGQVFCEIPRSTAEDIELALDAAHAAKASWGRTSPTERANILLKIADRLEQEKEMLALAESWDNGKPIRETLAADLPLAIDHFRYFASCIRAQEGSMSQLDNDTVAYHFHEPLGVVGQIIPWNFPILMAAWKLAPALAAGNCVVLKPAEQTPVGILLVTELIQDLLPDGVLNVVNGFGVEAGKPLASSPRVAKVAFTGETTTGRLILQYASENLIPVTLELGGKSPNIFFDDVMAQDDDFLDKAMEGFAMFALNQGEVCTCPSRALVGERIYNQFIERGLERVKRVRPGNPLDTDTMLGAQASNDQLEKILGYIDIGKKEGAKVLTGGERVTLPGGLKDGYYVAPTVFHGHNKMRVFQEEIFGPVVSVTTFKDFDDAMRIANETLYGLGAGVWTRDGNTAYRAGRAIEAGRVWTNCYHLYPAHAAFGGYKQSGIGRENHLRMLAHYQQTKNLLVSYSPKALGFF from the coding sequence ATGATCTACGCCGCCCCCAACCAGCCCGGCTCGAAGGTGAAGTTCAAGTCCCGCTACCAGAACTTCATCGGCGGCCGGTGGGTCGAGCCCAAGCGTGGCCAGTACTTCGAGAACATCACGCCCGTGACGGGCCAGGTCTTCTGCGAGATTCCCCGCTCCACGGCCGAGGACATCGAGCTGGCGCTGGACGCGGCGCACGCGGCGAAGGCGTCGTGGGGCCGCACCTCGCCCACCGAGCGCGCGAACATCCTGCTGAAGATCGCCGACCGGCTGGAGCAGGAGAAGGAGATGCTGGCGCTGGCGGAGTCGTGGGACAACGGCAAGCCCATCCGCGAGACGCTCGCGGCGGACCTGCCGCTGGCCATCGACCACTTCCGCTACTTCGCCAGCTGCATCCGCGCGCAGGAAGGCTCGATGAGCCAGCTGGACAACGACACGGTCGCGTACCACTTCCACGAGCCGCTGGGTGTGGTGGGACAGATCATCCCGTGGAACTTCCCCATCCTGATGGCGGCGTGGAAGCTGGCGCCCGCGCTGGCCGCGGGCAACTGCGTGGTGCTCAAGCCCGCGGAGCAGACGCCCGTGGGCATCCTGCTCGTCACCGAGCTCATCCAGGACCTGCTCCCCGACGGCGTGCTCAACGTGGTCAACGGCTTCGGCGTGGAGGCGGGCAAGCCGCTGGCGAGCAGCCCTCGCGTGGCCAAGGTGGCCTTCACGGGTGAGACGACGACGGGGCGCCTCATCCTCCAGTACGCGAGCGAGAACCTCATCCCGGTGACGCTGGAGCTGGGCGGCAAGAGCCCCAACATCTTCTTTGACGACGTGATGGCGCAGGACGATGACTTCCTGGACAAGGCGATGGAAGGGTTCGCCATGTTCGCGCTGAACCAGGGAGAGGTCTGCACCTGTCCGTCGCGCGCGCTGGTGGGCGAGCGCATCTACAACCAGTTCATCGAGCGGGGCCTGGAGCGCGTCAAGCGCGTGCGCCCGGGCAACCCGCTGGACACCGACACGATGCTGGGGGCGCAGGCGTCCAACGACCAGCTCGAGAAGATTCTCGGCTACATCGACATCGGCAAGAAGGAGGGCGCCAAGGTGCTCACCGGCGGCGAGCGCGTGACGCTGCCCGGCGGCCTCAAGGATGGCTACTACGTGGCGCCCACGGTGTTCCACGGCCACAACAAGATGCGCGTGTTCCAGGAGGAGATTTTCGGGCCCGTCGTCAGCGTCACGACGTTCAAGGACTTCGACGACGCGATGCGCATCGCCAACGAAACGCTGTATGGCCTGGGCGCGGGGGTGTGGACCCGCGATGGCAACACCGCGTACCGGGCGGGCCGCGCCATCGAGGCGGGCCGCGTGTGGACCAACTGCTACCACCTGTACCCGGCGCACGCGGCGTTCGGTGGCTACAAGCAATCCGGCATCGGCCGTGAGAACCACCTGCGGATGCTGGCCCACTACCAGCAGACGAAGAACCTGCTGGTGAGCTACAGCCCGAAGGCGCTGGGGTTCTTCTGA
- a CDS encoding DUF779 domain-containing protein — translation MSDTRAGPGAGGQTEPEVARVAVTPEAASVIRSLRAAHGPLMFHQSGGCCDGSAPMCYPAKEFRVGQRDVFLGEVEGCPVYIGGAQFEVWQHTHLTLDVVPGRGAGFSLESPLGVRFLTRSRIFTDEEYERMKHQPPPRRGPPV, via the coding sequence ATGAGCGACACCCGTGCCGGGCCCGGCGCGGGTGGGCAGACGGAGCCAGAGGTGGCCCGGGTGGCGGTGACGCCCGAGGCCGCCTCTGTCATCCGCTCCCTGCGTGCCGCGCATGGACCGCTGATGTTCCACCAGTCAGGAGGCTGCTGCGACGGCAGCGCGCCCATGTGCTACCCCGCGAAGGAGTTCCGCGTGGGGCAGCGGGACGTCTTCCTGGGGGAGGTGGAGGGCTGCCCCGTCTATATCGGCGGCGCGCAGTTCGAGGTCTGGCAGCACACCCACCTGACGCTGGACGTGGTGCCCGGACGAGGCGCGGGCTTCAGCCTCGAGTCTCCCCTGGGCGTGAGGTTCCTCACCCGCAGCCGCATCTTCACCGACGAGGAATACGAGCGGATGAAGCACCAGCCCCCGCCGCGCCGGGGCCCCCCGGTGTAG
- a CDS encoding tetratricopeptide repeat protein, with product MAAVQNRAQQAQAALGEARAHLANGQAPAALTALKRAATAAPDSAEPYLLMADAHLMNNNMGAAIMSLKQAEALIPGTDPTIQKQLSELYLSNGNTQEALTILTTLRDSRLLTDADTLGLARFQAREGQIEAAFATLESVLRDSPDDPDAKAMEAEVLLMKGDELLAANLMDKLLQQNPAHTSARLLRARYFLVSGVPQMAEADLQAVEGKDANRADVIMLRARALLAQGRATDAEATLKPLVDAEPQNAEALAWMAETVLAQGRRADSLALVDRALQFRPRLARALYVRGRAQEEANDKKGAEESYRFALSAEPRFAPAHSRLWRLYLQTERKVDAYSALERLLALSEASQEEKVALAKLSAQLQTQVARATKLIDEALKREPDNVEYQEVKKALLALAPKPEKKKPTGPIIIRGGRR from the coding sequence GTGGCGGCCGTCCAGAACCGTGCTCAACAGGCCCAGGCGGCCTTGGGCGAAGCCCGCGCGCACCTCGCCAATGGCCAGGCCCCCGCGGCCCTCACGGCGCTCAAGCGCGCGGCCACCGCCGCCCCGGACAGCGCGGAGCCCTATCTGTTGATGGCCGACGCCCACCTGATGAACAACAACATGGGCGCGGCCATCATGTCCCTCAAGCAGGCCGAGGCCCTCATCCCGGGGACGGACCCCACCATCCAGAAGCAGCTCTCGGAGCTGTACCTGAGCAATGGCAACACCCAGGAGGCGCTCACCATCCTCACCACCCTGCGCGACTCCCGTCTGTTGACGGACGCCGACACGCTGGGACTGGCGCGCTTCCAGGCCCGCGAGGGGCAAATCGAAGCGGCCTTCGCGACGTTGGAGAGTGTGCTGCGCGACAGCCCGGACGACCCGGATGCCAAGGCGATGGAGGCCGAGGTCCTCCTCATGAAGGGCGACGAGCTGCTCGCCGCCAACCTCATGGACAAGCTGCTCCAGCAGAACCCGGCGCACACGTCCGCGCGCCTCCTGCGCGCGCGCTACTTCCTGGTCAGCGGCGTGCCGCAGATGGCGGAGGCGGACCTCCAGGCCGTGGAGGGCAAGGATGCCAACCGCGCGGACGTCATCATGCTGCGGGCCCGCGCGCTGTTGGCGCAGGGCCGCGCCACCGACGCGGAGGCCACGCTCAAGCCCCTGGTGGACGCCGAGCCGCAGAACGCCGAGGCCCTGGCGTGGATGGCGGAGACGGTGCTGGCGCAGGGCCGCCGCGCGGACTCGCTGGCGCTGGTGGACCGCGCGCTCCAGTTCCGTCCCCGGCTGGCCCGAGCCCTCTACGTGCGAGGCCGCGCGCAGGAGGAGGCCAACGACAAGAAGGGCGCCGAGGAGAGCTACCGCTTCGCCCTCAGCGCGGAGCCGCGCTTCGCCCCGGCGCACTCGCGCCTGTGGCGGCTGTACCTCCAGACGGAGCGCAAGGTGGACGCGTACTCCGCGCTGGAGCGGCTGCTGGCCCTGAGCGAGGCGTCGCAAGAGGAGAAGGTGGCCCTCGCGAAGCTCTCCGCCCAGCTCCAGACTCAGGTGGCCCGGGCGACCAAGCTCATCGACGAGGCCCTCAAGCGGGAGCCCGACAACGTCGAGTACCAGGAGGTGAAGAAGGCCCTCCTGGCGCTGGCGCCGAAGCCCGAGAAGAAGAAGCCCACCGGGCCCATCATCATCCGCGGCGGCCGGCGCTGA